The following are from one region of the Salvelinus alpinus chromosome 16, SLU_Salpinus.1, whole genome shotgun sequence genome:
- the LOC139541574 gene encoding complement factor H-like yields the protein MVYSFHFYCIYHLLNMKSSLTLLCLVVWVNVDASSAQTVCRVPLPNVPNARVTEESVKEEYKEDNIVLFSCNVGFVPAGRISYQCKKNKWVVVRQGKCNPKPCELPDETANGHYSIQAGDDFVFGATIKYTCNDGYQMVSKMDIRTCMVAGWSNHLPICEVVNCVHEATDGRVVVSGLPDDDGVIQYGHELRFSCPNPAHQLKGNPQVVCATGGRWNNRFPTCEDVTCEAAEKIKNGNVIGIPQNNSTMKYGHRLQFECSNSRHVLKGESEVTCTSNGQWSHSFPICEEPKDFCGPPPHLMNGDTTDDTRERYRQGESVHYNCQKYYIPEPPSAYKTCRDGIWTGPITCLKPCTVDEELMNTKKIEFKYRPAIQNKLYATHGDHITFKCTGDSRLSPGSVDFRQQCINGVMNLPQCQ from the exons ATGGTCTACTCCTTCCATTTTTACTGCATCTACCATTTGCTCAACATGAAATCATCTCTGACTCTGCTGTGTCTGGTGGTATGGGTGAATGTGGATGCTTCATCAGCTCAGACTG tgtgcAGGGTACCTCTACCAAATGTGCCTAATGCCAGGGTCACTGAGGAAAGCGTCAAAGAAGAGTACAAAGAGGACAACATTGTCCTCTTTTCCTGCAACGTTGGCTTTGTGCCAGCAGGCAGAATAAGTTATCAGTGTAAGAAGAATAAGTGGGTGGTGGTCCGTCAGGGGAAATGCAATC CTAAACCATGTGAGCTCCCTGATGAAACTGCCAATGGCCACTACAGCATCCAAGCTGGGGATGACTTTGTCTTTGGGGCCACTATCAAATACACTTGCAATGATGG TTATCAGATGGTGAGCAAAATGGACATCAGAACCTGTATGGTGGCAGGATGGAGCAACCACCTGCCCATATGTGAAG TGGTGAATTGTGTCCACGAGGCTACAGATGGACGGGTGGTTGTGAGCGGTCTGCCAGATGATGATGGTGTTATACAGTACGGTCATGAGCTCAGGTTCAGCTGCCCCAACCCAGCACACCAACTGAAGGGAAACCCACAGGTAGTGTGTGCCACGGGGGGGAGGTGGAACAACCGTTTCCCCACCTGTGAAG ATGTGACTTGTGAAGCTGCAGAGAAGATTAAGAATGGGAACGTGATAGGAATTCCCCAAAACAACAGCACCATGAAGTATGGACACAGGCTACAGTTTGAGTGCAGCAACTCTAGACACGTCCTGAAGGGGGAATCAGAGGTCACCTGCACAAGCAATGGACAGTGGAGTCACTCCTTTCCAATTTGTGAAG AGCCCAAGGATTTCTGTGGACCACCTCCACATCTCATGAACGGAGACACAACGGACGATACCAGAGAACGCTACAGACAGGGAGAATCAGTTCATTATAACTGCCAGAAATACTACATCCCTGAGCCCCCTTCAGCATACAAGACGTGTCGTGACGGGATCTGGACAGGACCGATAACCTGCCTGA AACCCTGCACTGTGGATGAAGAGCTGATGAACACAAAGAAAATCGAATTTAAATATCGTCCAGCAATTCAAAATAAACTCTATGCCACACATGGAGATCATATCACTTTTAAGTGTACTGGTGATAGTAGACTGAGCCCAGGTAGCGTTGATTTTCGTCAGCAGTGTATAAACGGGGTCATGAACTTACCTCAATGCCAATAG